The genomic window GTTTAGAAGAATTCTTGCGTAACAATCCACATTTGGAGTTAGAGGCGCTGCTAGAACAGCTGCGTGAGCAAGAGGAAGACACATTAAAGCTGATCGCAGATTTACAATTACAAGAGAAGCGATCGCAAGAAAAAATTCTGTCCACCGCTCAAGAAATTCAGCGTTGGCATATTCGTGTTCAAAAAGCCAAAAACGCTGCCAGAGAGGATTTGGCAGCTGCGGCGGGTGAGCGAGAAGCAGCCCTATTGCGCGAAGGAAATCAGCGCTGGGGACATATGCAAGGGCTGAAAGAACGCATTAACCAATCTCAGGAACTACTGCAAAAAATTCAGCAGCGGCGACAGGAGGTGCAAGCTAAAGCCACCGAAGCACAGACAGCCCATGCTAAAGCGCAAACTCACCAGCGTTTGGAAACCAATGGCTGGTCAAATCAAACTAGCACTTATTCTGGTGGGTTTGATGACTTAGAAGATAAGTTTCGTCGCTGGGAAACTCAAGATGAGTTAGACCAAATCAAGCGGAATCTAGGGAAATAATCGCAAAGGCTAAACTGGAAAGGATGAAAACTAAATAATAAATTTCATCCTTTATACTTCTGATTATATTTATTATCTGTATTATTAATAACAAGTTTTGCAAGTTATTTGCTATTAAAATTTTTACATGTTCACACTTGTATCAATCATCAAGCTAGTCAAATCTGGAAATTGTATTTAATTTACTAATCAGGATTTTTTTTTCTGATAAGGTTTAGTAAAGCCAACTTTTACCTTTTCTGTGTACTACTACTATCATATCGTAAAAACACCTAATTTTTTTGAGTAACAGCCAAGGAGGAGAGGATCTAGGAAATCTTGTCGTCATACCAATTCTATGTCAGGTTGTGCTTTATTCACGTAGGGGCAATATCCTGCGGGAAGCCCTCCGGGTGACGCTCCTACGTCGCTACCGCTGCGCTAACAGCAGTCGCTCATGGGGGAAACCCCCATCGCCCTTGGCGTCTCCCCTTGGGAGAAGACCGCGCTGCTTCACCACTTTGCGTCTACATTAATTGACCCTACAGGGTATTGTTTTGTGTAAGTCTTATAGGCGCATCTTCATACATAATTGGTATGAGAAAAGAGGAAGTGCAATTAAAATCACTTTTCTATTCGCTATTTTGTGTTGTTGCCGCAGTATTTCCCAAATGTTTGCCATAAGAACTGAGGCAGAAAAATAATATGTTTTTAGACATTTTAGCTAGCCTGCAACGGTTATTTGTGGGTTATATTCCAGCCGTTGTATTGGGTAGTTTCATCGGGTATTTAATCGGCATCAATAGCATGATTTATCAGCTATTTAGGCTGATATTTCAGATACCACATAGTATCCCTCCTATAGCCTTGTTACCTCTTGCCTTAATAGCGCTTCCAGAGAAAGAATCAGCTGCTATTATAGTAGTTTTTCTAGGAACTCTCTGGACGATGATTATTAATACGGCAATAGGTATGCAACATTTTCATAGACAGAACAATAACTTTCGAGTAGCTATATTTCATATATTTCATGCCTTGAAAGTTAGCATTTGGGTAGCCTGGTTTATAGTTATTGCTACAGAAATGTTAACAGGCCCAAAAGGACTTGGTTTTACCCTTTGGGATGCTTATAAAGCTGGCAATGCCGATTACATAATCCAGGTGATCCTCTACATCGGTATCATTGGCTTTTTACTGGATCAGTTACTAGATTTTGCAGCTTATATTCTCTCGCAAATGGTTTCAGATGGGAAAAAATCTTCCTAAATTTTATTAAGCTTGTGGATTGTACCCTGCCAGCTAATAGTTTGTTTGCTTTGCAGAACGTATTCCCAAAGAACGAGTTGCTACAACTTCAATATCAGCGTTGACACGAAAGCGTAAAGTTTCGTCATGAATTTTGAGCTTGCCTAAAGCTAAAGTAAAACGGTTGTAGTCACGAGTCACAAGTTCGTTGGGAATATCCTTTTCATATTCAGTTTTGTAGCCAGAAAAACTGTATAAGTTATCCTATGCACGGAATTTCACGCGAAACTGAGTATTAATAGCATCAGACTTTGCTGCCAAATCGATTATTTTTAAGTTGAGGTTTGGGAGCATCCCAATGAAGGCTACTTTACAGCAGAATTCAAGTATTTGAACCACATCTGTTGTAGGGGCGCAAGGACTTGCGCCCCTACCGCGTGGTCTATTTACCTGAAAATAGCTGTAACTCTCTTCCCTCACCCCCAGCCCCTCTCCCATGTTTGGGAGAGGGGAGAAATTCCTCTTCTCCCATGCTTGGGAGAAGGGGTTAGGGGATGAGGGCTATCAAGGTTTTTGCACATTTGGGATGCTCCCTGAGGTTTTGTCGTGCATTGGCAAACTCTGCCACAGTTAACCGGGTGACATCTTTCTTAGGAATGGCCTGCTTAACAGTAAATCTTGTCAAGTTAGCCTCACTTTTGGTGTTACCCTCAACCCATAATTCCTATTTTTTGTTCATGATCCTCTTTTGTCTTTAATATGTTGCTTTTTGTCGAAATCACTAAATCATTGCGATTGCTCCCGTAGTGCATAACCTACGCCACGGACTGTATGAATCAAACGCTTTTCATTATTTTCTTCCAACTTGAGTCGCAAATAACGAATATAAACCTCAATA from Nostoc sp. UHCC 0926 includes these protein-coding regions:
- a CDS encoding TIGR04376 family protein; this encodes MGLFDDLSRFLENRLEEFLRNNPHLELEALLEQLREQEEDTLKLIADLQLQEKRSQEKILSTAQEIQRWHIRVQKAKNAAREDLAAAAGEREAALLREGNQRWGHMQGLKERINQSQELLQKIQQRRQEVQAKATEAQTAHAKAQTHQRLETNGWSNQTSTYSGGFDDLEDKFRRWETQDELDQIKRNLGK
- a CDS encoding nitrate transporter, with the protein product MFLDILASLQRLFVGYIPAVVLGSFIGYLIGINSMIYQLFRLIFQIPHSIPPIALLPLALIALPEKESAAIIVVFLGTLWTMIINTAIGMQHFHRQNNNFRVAIFHIFHALKVSIWVAWFIVIATEMLTGPKGLGFTLWDAYKAGNADYIIQVILYIGIIGFLLDQLLDFAAYILSQMVSDGKKSS